A single region of the Salvia miltiorrhiza cultivar Shanhuang (shh) chromosome 8, IMPLAD_Smil_shh, whole genome shotgun sequence genome encodes:
- the LOC131001788 gene encoding protein OSB2, chloroplastic-like: MALKQTLVVNNTLLLHPNPTPISPFRSLNPNTLRKLASASRIKCSFDYSGANNNNGIYEYERYAAAGPQYPRPSEIQWKKELCNSVQLIGVVGAPVQIKHLASGKVVGWSRLAVKKSQTDTIWINLTFWDELAHIASQHVEKGQQIHVSGRLVSDTVENDDGKQQTYYKVVVQHLNFIEKSPSPVPLYNGDSNSATPGKSQSSFSSNSTGSTEELWQAFFANPMEWWDNRKNKRSPNYPDFKHKDTGEALWVEGRYNPPWVKSQLAVLDSKMESFNEQSSSTHVSFMSADSLGSF; encoded by the exons ATGGCGTTAAAGCAAACGCTGGTAGTAAATAACACTCTTCTCCTCCACCCAAACCCCACTCCAATTTCCCCATTTCGCTCCCTAAATCCCAACACCCTACGAAAATTGGCTTCCGCCTCACGTATCAAATGTTCGTTCGATTACAGCGGCGCCAACAATAACAATGGGATTTATGAGTACGAACGTTATGCGGCGGCGGGGCCGCAGTATCCTAGGCCGTCCGAGATTCAGTGGAAGAAGGAGCTCTGCAATTCGGTGCAGCTTATCGGCGTGGTTGGGGCTCCTGTTCAAATCAAACACCTTGCTTCCGGCAAGGTTGTGGGCTGGTCCCGCCTCGCCGTCAAGAAATCGCAAACCGATACGATTTG GATTAACTTGACTTTCTGGGATGAATTGGCTCATATTGCTTCTCAGCATGTAGAAAAAGGTCAACAAATACATGTTTCTGGTCGCCTAGTCTCTGATACCGTTGAAAATGatgatgggaagcagcaaaccTACTATAAG GTAGTGGTTCAGCATCTAAACTTCATTGAGAAGAGCCCATCACCTGTTCCATTGTACAATGGGGACTCTAATTCTGCTACACCTG GCAAAAGCCAAAGTTCTTTTTCCTCGAATTCTACTGGTTCCACAGAAGAACTATGGCAAGCCTTCTTTGCTAATCCAATGGAATGGTGGGATAATAGGAAAAACAAG AGAAGCCCAAACTATCCGGACTTCAAGCACAAAGATACCGGTGAAGCATTGTGGGTTGAAGGCAGGTATAATCCACCGTGGGTTAAATCACAACTTGCTGTACTCGACTCAAAGATGGAATCGTTCAATGAGCAAAGTTCTAGCACGCATGTGAGTTTTATGAGTGCTGATAGTCTTGGCTCCTTTTAG